Part of the Phacochoerus africanus isolate WHEZ1 chromosome 8, ROS_Pafr_v1, whole genome shotgun sequence genome is shown below.
GCTCGAACAGGAGGATCCAGAAGCAGAGGATATTGGCCACATGTGGAATGTAGGTGGCAGCGGGACAATTCCCAGAAATGTCCCCAGGGATGTCCCCACGTTCCTTTGGTGCATATAATGGTGAGGCAGCAGAGTCTGCACACGAGTGAAGATTTTTCAGGAAGAAATGTCATGGGAGTCTAGAACCTTCTGGAGTGCAAAACAGAAGGATCGAGAATATTGGCaatgaaaaaatacttgaagGGGTATTTGTTGTCAAAGGGAGTTTCGTTCACGGGACGTAAACTATTGCTGAGATGGGCTGATGGAGGTATTTAAGAGCGTTCCAGAATGTTCGGACGGTGACCTGGGTTTCTGCCGAAACTGGGAGACCCCGAACGTGTCTGGGTTGGGATGTCTGGGGAGGCTGGGATGTCTCCAGGATGCAAAGTCCAGGAGACCATGGTGCTGACGCAGGAATGCTTCTGAAACATTCCGTGATGTCAGCTGGGATCTGGGTGTTTTGAGATCACGCGTCACTGGTTCACATGGAACCCCTTGGGAGGGACAGCGAAGGGCTGGGCCAACCGGGCAAGGAGACAGGTAGGCCACCCCAACTTTTATTGTGGGCCCTTCGTCCATTTCTGCTCCGGGGTCATCCGTTTTCTGATGGTTTCTTGGATCCAAGGGACATAGCGAGAGACGCGTGTGTAGACGCCAGGCCGGTTGGGCTGCCCACATGGAAAGTCTCCCCAGGAGATGATGCCGTGGAGCATCCCGTTACAGATCAGGGGACCTCCCGAGTCGCCCTGagttggggagagagaaggaggggtcCTTGCTGAGACTAAACAAAGGCAGAGACACacggaggcagagatggagatgGGAATACGGAAGAGGGGGTGAGAAGACCAACAGAAATGATGAGAAACAGAGAGATCAGAGGGCAAACACAGAGAAACTggaaaagagggggaaagagacagaaagatggaCACGGAAGAAGGACAGACGTTATGTGTCTCTCCTTGTTTTTCTGTTCCTCAGTCTCACTGAACTGGTGTTGCCATACCTTACacgacaaatttttttttttggtctttggtcttttagggccacacccacggcatttggaggttcctgggccaggggtcgaatcagagctgtagctgctggcctacaccacagccacagcaacatgggatccttaacccactgacgaggccagggatcgaacccgcgtcctgatggatacgagtcaggttcattaactgctgagccacaaagggaactcctggtgcccCCTTTTATGTTGACCCTCTATGCTAGGAGAAAGCTCACCTTACAAAGACTGGTTCCCCCACGGCTGGAAGCAAAGTGTTTTCCCCATGCATCCTCCCCTACCTCCACCCGGATGCCCCCTCCTGGCCCACGGCAACCTGGGCCTCACCTCACAGGAGTCCTTGCCGCCCTTTTTGGTACCGGCACAAAGCATGTTGGGTGTGATCTTCCCCGGGTAGACTCGACGACACTCCTCATCAGAGCGTAGTGGGATGTTTGCACACTGGAGGGTCTGGGGGAAGGTcactggggaggagagggaggaaggtcGAAAGATGTGTGTTCTTggagtggctcagtgattaacgaatccgacgaggaaccatgaggtggagggttcggtccctggccttgctcagtgggttgaggatccggcgttgctgtgagctgtggtttaagtggcagacgcagcttggatcccgcgttgctgtggctgtggtgtcggccggtggctacggctccaattagacccctagcctgggaacctccatatgccgcaggaacggccccagaaaaggcaaaagacaataaacaaataaataaataaagttaaaaaaaattgtataaaaggAACAAAACTTTTTATATAGTATATAGCATACTATATAGTAGATTATAATTTTATCTTCATAAACGTTTGTGAACTTATATAAAGAATATGTAACTATGTCAATGGGACACATATTCTATACCtacttatatatatacatattctataAAGGATATAGAAAACTATACCTTATATGTGTAACATTATGACTTCCTACATAtttctacatttatatttgtatagtTACATAAAGGATATATGTAACTTTGCATATTAGATATGCGATATCTGAGTTatcacatacataaatatattcatttttctttataaaggctcctggagttcccatcgtggctccgcagttaatgaacccaactgccatccatgaggatgcaggtttgatccctggccttgctcagtggattaaggatctggcgttgccaagagctgtgatataggtcaaaaagtacactgctgtggctgtggtgtgggctggggaCTTCAGGTCCCagtgaacccctagcctgagaacctctatatgccacgggtgtggccctaaaaagccaaaaaaaaaaaaaagactggtccTCCTACCTACCCTCCCCAGAGTCCCCCACCACCTGCGTGGGTGCATAccctgggggctggtggtggtgcCCCACCCAGACACCCGACAGCAGGTGCCGGGAGGGAGGCAGTCATGGTGGGAGAGGGGCAGGACTCCGATGTGTCTGCTGAGCTGCACCGGGGACTCCAGTTCCAGAAGCATGATGTCGTGGTCGTGGTTCAGGTGGGAGGGGCTGATTTGGTATTGAGGGTGGGGGATAGAGCGGGCCACCTCCTTCACCTGCTCTCCAGCCTCCACACACCCCAGGGCGTGCTTGCCCAGGTACACGCTGTacttgctgtgggtgcaggaagCGGCTGGTTAAaggagcccaggagcccagctccatccccacccccgaaCCTAacccccttccccatcccaccTTCCTCACCTCCCAGCAGGCTTCCTTCCACACCCTCACCTCCAGTCCCATCCAAATCCTCGACTGGACTCCATCCCCATAGCCAACCTCCACCTCTCCAGCCCAGACCTCCTTCTCACCCCCGTGCCCATCCCAACCCAACTCCATCCTCGCCTTCAAGTTCaactccacccacccacctcccaaGTCCCGCTGCCATCCCACCCCATGCTTCCCTGGCCCCCACATACTTCTTTAGACAGTGCGCCGCAGTGAGGACCCATCTGGGGTGGATGAGGACCCCCCCACAGAGCAGCCGCCCTTTGATGAGTAGGGCTGCCTGCCAGGGCTGAGAGTGGGGGAGGCAGGTGTAGCCACCCGGGAGGAACCCATTGGTCCCATTGGTGCCGTTGAGAATCTTGGGATACTCCCGTGAGATGCCTGGTGAACAAGACAAAACATTAGAGAAGTGGAGCTTGCAGGGAAAGGAGACCTGGAGTGGTGTGGTTCTGGGcatggagagagagaattttcCTCTGGGTGACCAGGAACAGATGATTCATTTGCTGGCCTCTGGGAGTTGCCGTTTTCTGTGTTGTGGAGATGAGTCAGGGCAAAGAGGTGATGTTCTTTTTGGAAGAAGAGGCAACCCCTCCACGGAAGGTTAAAAGAAGCCTTGATGGAATGAagatgctttttttgtgtgtgtgtgtgtctttttgccttttctagggccgcttcccgtggcacacagaggttcccaggttagggatcgaatcagagctgtagccgctggcctacaccacagccacaacaatgcgggatctgagccacatctgcgacctacaccagctcaaggcaacgccagatccttaactcactgagcaaggccagggatcgaaccggcaacctcgtggttcctagtcgggttcgttagccactgtgccatgacgggaactcctgaagatgcTTCTGATAAGGTGCCTCTGACTTTCTTCCCAtctagtctctctctttttttttcattcaagtgtagttgatttacaatgtcgtgtcaattctgctgtacagcgtagcgacccagtcgtacatataaatacattctttttctcatgccatcttccatcatgttctatcccaagagactgggtagagttccctgtgctgtatagcaggacctcactgtgtatccatcctaaatgtcatCGTtggcacctgctaatcccaaactccctgtccctcccactccctccccctgggcaaccacaagtctgttctctgtgagtcttacattttctttctctctcttgttttttgttttgttttgtttttagggctgcacctgcagcatgtggccgttcccaggctaggggtcgaatcggagctgcagctgccagcctacaccacagccagagcaaggggatctgagccgtgcctgtgacctacaccacagctcactggcaatgctggatccttaacccactgaccagggccagggatcgaacctgcaacctcatggttcctagtcagattcatttccactgcgccacaatgggaactccctgaaatgaaattgaaaattcagttcctggagttcccattgtggctcagtaggttaagaattcaccgattagtatccatgagggttcgggttcgatccctggccttgctcagtgggttaaggatccagcgttgacacaaggggcagcgtaggtcacagatgtggctcggatctgacgttgctgtggctgtggtgtaggcgggcagctgtagctctgattggacccatagcctgggaactttctttcttttttttttttgtctttttgctatttctttgggccgctcccacggcatatggaggttcccaggctaggggtcgcatcggagctgtagccactggcctatgccagagccacagcaacgcgggatccaagccgtgtctgcaacctacaccacagctcacggcaacgccggatcgtcaacccactgagcaagggcagggaccgaacctgcaacctcatggttcctagtcagattcattaaccactgcgccatgacgggaactctagcctgggaactttcatacgccacaggtacggctctaaaatgacttaaaaaaaaaagaaagaaagaaaaattcagttcttTGTCAATTATACCCCCAACGAAgctggaaaaatttaaattaaaaaattcagctcTTCAATCACACCAGTCACAGCCGAAATGTTCAATAGCTTTTCATGGCCAGTGGCTACCACACTGGACACTGCGAATATAGGACATTATCTACGTGAAATATACTGGAAGGCATGCAGAATCTAAAGGTTACAGGTCTGGGTCCCTCTCGACTGAGAGCtgagctcaaatgtcacctcctcagagaggccatCCCAGACTCCTGGCCACCTGGTCCAGTATTTCCCCCCCATCATTCCCTACGACCTACCCACCCCCCAGCTGGGTTTCATCACAGCTACGTCACTATTCACATCTCTTTACATTAGTTTACATTTAACCCCCTCATCTTGACTGCAAGCACCACTGACGACAGGCGCCTTAACTGCTTTATTCAGCGCTGTACCCCCAGGACCTCACACAGtgactggcacacagtaggtgcttaatgaaCGTACGCCAGGCACTGTCCCCGGTATGAGAGCCACAGCAGTCCACAAAGGGACAGAGAACCCCTCATCCTGAGCGTGCCACTTTCTGTCTGGCTTCTCCAGCACggcctcacagatactagttcgGTTCTTAATCTGATGAGAcaatatgggaactccctgagttcactttttcttttcttttcttttctttttttttttttgtctttttgccttttctagggccgctcccacagcatatggaggttcccaggctaggggtcgaatcggagctgtagccaatggcctacaccacagccactgcaacgccagacccttaacccactgagtgaggcccgatattgaacccgcaacctcatggttcccagtcggattcgttaaccactgagccacgatggaaactcctgatctcactttttaaaaccaGAAGCAGGAGctcccacagtggtgcagtgagttaagaatctgactggatcaggagttcccatcgtggcacagtggttaacgaatctggctgggaaccatgaggttgcgggttcgattccaggcctcgatcagtgggttaaggatccggtgttgccatgagctgtggtgtaggtcgcagatgcagctcggatcccgctttactgtggctctggcataggccagtggctacagctccgattagacccctagcctgggaacctccatatgccgtaggagcggacctagaaaaggcaaaaagacaaaaagaccaaaaaaaaaaaaaaaagaatctgactgcattgacttgggctgctgcagaggcacggatttgatccctggcctggtaaagtggcttaaggatctggcattactcagtggattaaggatccggcgttgccatgagctgccatgtaggttgcagatgtggctcggatcccacattgctgtggctgtggctgtggctgtgtcataggccagcagctgtagctccaattcaacctctagcctggaaacttccatatgccacaggtgcggccctaaaaagacgaagagaaaaaaaaagggtcaacTATCAGCAATTTCAGGTGGTCCAATGCCATAAacatcatttttgtttcattgtggAGAACTGATGTTTTtccctcttacttttttttttttgtctttttgccatttcttgggctgctcccctggcatatggaggttcccaggctaggggtcgaatcggagctggagccgctggcctacgccacagccacagcaacatgggatccgagccacatgtgcgacctacaccacagctcatggcaactccagatccttaacccactgagcaaggccaggggtcgaacctggaacctcatggttcctcgtcagattagttaaccactgagccacgatgggaactcccctctgactttttttttatagcaaaGGATGCAGTTTTCCATTTAGAACAGTGAgatcagaagttcccgtcgtggctcagtggaaacgaatctgaggaaccatgaggctgtgggttcgatccctggcctcgctcagtgggttaaggatcccacattgccatgagctgtggtgtaggctgcggactcagctccagtttgacctctcgcctgggaatttccatgtgcagcaggtatgtgctagaaagaaaggaaagaaggaaaccatTAGGTTGAAAATAATAGAGATGGTTTGCCAGAGCACAGTCTAGGGTGTGGAGGACAGGGCGGGCGTCGTGGATCAGGATCCTGACTCAGGCACTGCAGGTGACTTTGGGGCAGGATCTTGCCATCTCAGAGTCTTGGGTTTTTCAGCTGTGAAACTGCAGTAATTACAGCGCACCTGCCTCATAAGGCTGTTGAGGATCCCACAACACCATGCATGAGCTGAGCTCCTAGCCTGGGGTGGGGCACCCAGGAGGAGTCAAGGGACAGCCCTGGGAGTGTCACCAGAAGAGAGAAGCCACCCCACCTTCAGGCCAAGGTTGGTGATGGGTGTCCGaggccccctccctccttcagGACCTCTCTGAAGGGTCAAGTCCTTTGGGGGTCCCTTGGAGGCCAAGGGCTGCCATTCTATCTCTGGGCTTCCCTGACTTGGCTCCTTGAAGCCATCACCCAGCGTCACAGTTCTAATTATTATCTAATTATTGAGGTAATTGTTTGAAAGTCTGCATCGGCCTCCGCTAGGCTCTGGGTGCTGAGAGCAGGCCGTGTGTCTCTGCTTGTGCAGCACCCAGCAGTGGGCCTAGTGCCCAGctgtgtgttgaatgaatgaatgatgcatGCATTGGGTTTCTAGGAAACTTGCCTGCAAAGGCGAGAAAGGGGGCTTACAGGGGAGGAATCCCTGGGGAGAAATCTGGGCGGAATCAGATATGTATGGGGTCACCTCAAGGATTAAAGAACAAACTAGAAGGTTCTGGAAGGGCTTGAGAATGGAGATGGAATACTACCACTAAAGGAGGACTAACTTTTCAGTCCCTTCCATCTgccacacataaaataaaataaaataaaataaaataaaataaaataaaataaaataaaatactgagccCATGACCTGCATTACCTCATTTCAATGTTTATAaccacccatttcacagatgaaagaaagaagCTAAGTTACTTGTTCAAAGCGGCACCGGCAGGGTTTGAACCCTTGTGTGTCTCTTATGCTTCGGGACGCCTTGAATGAGGGAGGGGCTTGGGAGTGAGCTTCCCCTTGCAGAGTAGGATGCGCAGGGAAGAGGCTGGTGTAGGGGGGTCTGGGGGTCCGTGGGGGAGAGTGGGCTGACTCCAGCTGGGACACGTAGGTCACGCGGGGACGTGCAGGACACTCCCGTGTCAGCCCGTGACCCCTCCTAGCATTGTCTGCAGCGGCCACCCCGCCTCCGCCCCCGCGCATTCTTACCTCCTGAGAAGGCCACGGTCAGGAAGCCGATCAGGGCCGCCAGGGGCCACATGGTGACTTTGTGGTCGGGGGATGGGGCGGGAGGGCGGAGTCTGTGACATTGAAGGAGGTCGTAAGGTCGGGCTGAAAACTCCATCCAGGgaccgccccgccccgcctccacGCCCCCTTCTGCTTTTCCCAGTCTGGACTCTCCCTTACTCGGAAAAACCTTGACCCTGGAATCTGCATCCCCTCCCCAAGTTCCATCCTTGCTGGgatgggcggggtggggggtgtaaATAGAGTGAGAGGGGCGGCGTGCACACACCCGCCCCGACCCCGACCTCGGGGCTCCGGCTTGCTGGCTGCAGCCCTTCCCCCTGGGGACCAGCCTCTCCATCCCAGCCCTCCTTCAGCCGGATTCTCCCGCCCTCCTCTCTTTACCTTCTCCCGGTTCTTCCCTCTCAGGCTGGGTCCTAGGCACCTGGTCTAAAGGTGAGCGGCTTACCTTTCTGCCGCGCCTCACCTCTCAACATTGCTGCGGATCTCTAACTCTGTAACTGAGTCTCTGGCTTCCATCTCCGTATCCCCGACTCAGCtgtctccctcctttcccctaccctcctcccttcccaggctCCAGCCACCACCCTCCGGCAGTGGACCCCTACCTGCGCAAGGGGCCTCCCCCCCGGGTGAAGAGCTTCTGCAGCCAGCTCTCTCCAACTTCAGCCCTGACCCATGGCTTTTAACCCCTGAACTCCCTCCCCCAGCGCCTTCAGCATTTCCCTGTTGCTGGccttcccctctccacccccaatGGCTCAGCAGGCTGTAGCCAGACACCCCCCAGCCTGGGCTTGGCCCTCCACGCGCGTGGGGTGGAGCTTCCAAGACAAGCTAAGACCCAGATCAGGTTCCACCCAAACCCCGAGGtgaacccactgtgtcaggcagCAGGACCCAactggagggaagggaaaagcCCATTTCCCTCCCCAGACCCACCCCCATAGTGCTCCCTATCAGCAACCCATTTTTCCATCCCAATTTCTTATTTCCCTTCCAACACTATGCATCTTCGTAATGTACACGGGCTCCCAGTTGGCCTTTTTCTACCCTAGTCCCGCTTCCCCACCTAACTTTCACCATACCCCTTCCCATCAGTCCTCGGACCCCTTCCCATCCACAAGCTTGACACTCTGCATCAAACCCAAATCTAAATGCCACTTTTCAGCCTCATCTCTAGCCCCaactccatctccagcccagtTTCTTGTAGAACACACAGGGATGCCCACACGCATCCtaccctttcctcctcccccagtgGGACCCAAGAAGGACATCTTCAGTTATGTAGATGGAAGGTCAAGTTGGTggcggagggtgggggtgggggggagggattgGCCTGGGAAAGCAATATTTTGGATGAATGGCCTCTTAGGAGCAGGGCCAGATGGGGTGAGGGAGTCCACGGGGACCTAGGTGGGGAGAAAAAAGCAGGAATCCGAAGGCTCTGGGGACCAGgatgagggagaggaggaaggaggaggagacagggTTTGGGGGATGTGTAGGCGTCTTCTGGAACTGTGGCTGGGTGGGGCCGTGAGCTAATCCGAAGGGGTGGAGGGTGCAGGATTAGGGATTAGGGAGGACAAAGGTGGGGTCAGAATTTGAAAGACAGCCAGAGATGGGGACCAGATGA
Proteins encoded:
- the KLK13 gene encoding kallikrein-13, producing the protein MWPLAALIGFLTVAFSGGISREYPKILNGTNGTNGFLPGGYTCLPHSQPWQAALLIKGRLLCGGVLIHPRWVLTAAHCLKNKYSVYLGKHALGCVEAGEQVKEVARSIPHPQYQISPSHLNHDHDIMLLELESPVQLSRHIGVLPLSHHDCLPPGTCCRVSGWGTTTSPQVTFPQTLQCANIPLRSDEECRRVYPGKITPNMLCAGTKKGGKDSCEGDSGGPLICNGMLHGIISWGDFPCGQPNRPGVYTRVSRYVPWIQETIRKRMTPEQKWTKGPQ